From Brassica rapa cultivar Chiifu-401-42 chromosome A06, CAAS_Brap_v3.01, whole genome shotgun sequence:
CAAAAGAGTATTGCAATTATCATCAATCATAtcacataaaaaaaacaatgagatTGCTATTCTAGGTTTGTAATACTTTACCTGGAAGTTATCGAATTTGCGGTGAGGGATATTGTCATCAAACTGTTTCATTGTGTCCCAGGGTCCATCTCCTACTCCAACCAAGACGATGGACAACGGGTAATGGCtggaaattatatatatcaaacaacATTAGTATAAAGAAAACCATGATTCCATGAATCTGAGCTTATTGAATAGTCTTTTTGTTTACCTAGCTGCCACTATGGAGTTCATAGTAGCTTCTTCCTGTGGACTAAGCCGACCAAATGGCAAATCTGGATTCCTAGTGACCTGACCATCTGCTATGATGACAAGAACATGGTATTGCATATTGTTCTGCTCCACTATGTCGATGGCTGCATTAATAATCGGTGCAAACGAGGTTGGACCTGAGCGAGAGAGGaaaacaaaatgataaatgttttagattaaGACAGAAACTAAACCCGATCTCTTGGTGTGTAGACACAAATACCGGACAACTTCAAATGTGGAACAATCTCTCTGTATCTTTTAACTGCGTTTTCAAATCCATCGCAGCTTTTGTTCTCAGGATAAAAGCTGAATACATATTGATCTCGTGTTGTTACTACATGAGGAAGAATACATATAATAAAACcatttagagttttttttcttaaaaaatcttCGTCTTGAAAGATAAAGAAACTAACCATCTCCAAAGCCGAAACAAGGTATAAGGTCGTCTTCATCAAATGGAGATAATGTACGGCCAATTATGGATATTGCTTGCTCATATGGATTCTGTCTTTTACCAATGGCGTGAAGGCTCTTTCTACTGAATGAGTGTCTTCCTGCAACGAGAGTCAGAACATCAAACACTAAAACCATTTGAAATCACCTTTTATCAACATGTAGATATTATTAAATCACCTGTCCACTCGTTGCTCTTGGTGAAGTCAATTCCTAAAATCAAGTTTGAGGATTCAAGTCCAGCTTCTCTCAGAGAAGTTATCacctagtaaaaaaaaaaagaagtcgtCTTATGAATTCATTACTACTTTGCTTCATCAactataaataaacaaataaagaaatcaagaaaaaagaaagttgGAAACCTGATCCAAGCTGTGGAAATGATCAGCAATAAAAGAAGGTTGCTGATTACGTTGATTGTATCTGTTCATTGGAAAGTACCTGCTCTCTCCACAAGAAATGACTCAAAAGTGAGGATATATGTAAATTCATAATAATAGATATATAAGTAAAGGAAGTATATAATATAAACCTTGAGTATGTGGAAGGTAGACCAAGAAGACTTTTTGTAGAATAATACTTTTATTGGAGATTGTAgagaataaaaagaagaaagaagacatAAAAGCAGGTTTGTTTGCATCTTGAAAGGTAGTGAAACATGACCTCTTTGCTTGCGCCCGCAAATAACCACTACGTAACTTTGCTTTCAAAACACGACATCAAATCTGAAAAGTCTGGTCTTTTTTTGGTCTCTTGGTCATTAATCATGTAAATATCCAAAACCCAAACTTGTTAAACAAATGTCTAGATGAAGAGTATCCATGTGGATATAGTGGCCAAGCCGTCGCCAGATTTTTCGTCTCTGAAGATTAATAAGATATGGGCTTTTGATCATCTTGGGCTTTTTATAAATCTTCACTCACCTATAATCTTCACTTTGTTTCAGACACAACATCCACGTGCGATCTCCATTAGCACAACAACCACCAATCTATAAACGTCAAAGTTTTTGATTTTCGTTTTTGACCCTTTGCTTTTGGTGTTTCAGGTTTGGTACTAAATGAACGCCTTAACAAGGAGAGCTATTATGGTCTTTTTATCTCCAAAATAAAAGTTAGGGTATAATTTAAGAGAATAAATAAGTACGAGGGTATATACGGAAAATTGTGAAAATAATAATGGACTGTCAGATTGCAATTAGAAAAATGTGAAGACactttatcttcttcttgttgAAAAGGAGAGAGATGTCTTCTATAAATTGCTTTCGAACAGCAAAGGCACCGCTTCACACATTCGCATCAGTTTCGAGATTCAGATATTCATCGAACCGTATCGTTTCTGTATCGAGTAGGAAGTCGTCTCCTTCGTTTGTTACTCTAAGAGTAGTCTCATCCATGGCTTACGAGAAAGAGCTTGACGCTGCTAAGAAAGCTGCTTCCCTCGCAGCTCGTCTCTGTCAGGTCTCTTTTTCTTGATTCAATCATGACCCATATTCTAAAGTTTGATTCTTTTCGAAAACCCACTTCGTAATCTTCCCAATTTCGATTCGAATTTCTCTAAAagaatgtgtttttattttatttggtttgtttCAGAAAGTTCAAAAGGCTTTGTTGCAATCAGATGTTCAATCAAAATCTGATAAAAGTCCAGTCACCGTTGCTGATTATGGTTAGTTTTCACAAGTAACACTGTCTTTGTTGTATCTCTAGTGTAATGAAGCTGACCTTGTTTTTGAGTTTTCAGGTTCACAAGCAGTTGTTAGCTTAGTCTTGGAAAGGGAACTCACTTCTGAACCCTTTTCATTGGTCGCTGAAGAGGTGAGTATGTCTCTCTCACAAATACTTATCttgattatttatgttttgatgACTCACATTGtcttaaaaattatgtttacagGACTCAGCGGATCTACGCAAGGATGGTTCTGAGGATATTCTTCAGCGCATCACGAAACTCGTTAACGACACTTTGGCTACTGAGGATCTAACCAAAGCCATTGACTCTACTTTAACCACAGATGATCTACTCAGAGCCACTGACTGTGGCACATCTGAAGGTGGTCCTAATGGTCGACACTGGGTCTTGGATCCTATTGATGGCACCAAAGGGTACGTTTCAAAACTATCTACCCTCAAAGATCAGATGTTGTGTTCTTGAATCTATAAGCTTGTTTTGgcaatttttagatttttgagGGGAGATCAGTACGCAGTAGCACTAGGATTGCTTGAGGAAGGGAAAGTAGTTTTAGGTGTGCTTGCTTGTCCAAACTTGCCATTAACATCCATAGCAGGAAACAagaactcttcttcttcagaggAAACCGGATGCCTCTTCTATGCTACGATTGGTTCAGGGACATACATGCAGCCCTTGGATTCGAAATCTGATCCGGTCAAAGTACATGTATCTAGCGTTGAGAATCCTGAAGAGGCATCCTTCTTTGAGTCGTTTGAAGGAGCTCACTCTCTTCACGACTTATCCAGCTCCATTGCCAGCGTAAGCGGCTTCTCCCTTACATTCTCATGTGATTCCAGCCAGTAACTAACTGATGATCTCTTTGGTATATAATACAGAAACTTGGTGTCAAAGCGCCACCTGTCAGGATAGATAGCCAGGCAAAGTATGGAGCTTTGTCTCGAGGAGATGGAGCTATATACTTAAGGTTCCCTCATAAAGGTTACCGTGAAAAGATTTGGGACCATGTCGCTGGTGCTATTGTTGTTACTGGTAACATTATAATAAAGCCTTTCTcccttttttttaatgaatgtgATTTTGATAATGACTTGCAATATCTTTTGGGAGCAGAGGCGGGTGGAATCGTGACGGATGCAGGTGGAAAGCCATTGGATTTCTCGAAAGGGAAGTATCTTGATTTGGACACTGGCATCATCGTTGCTAATGAGAAGCTTATGCCTCTGCTTTTGAAAGCAGTTCGTGACTCCATTGCCGAGCAAGAGAAAGCTTCTTCATCTCTCTGATTCTTTCTTCTTTAGTGTCTCTGTGTTCGCTGTAACTCTTGTGATTCACTTCCTTTCACCACTACAACTAAACATGTTTCTTCATTACATAAGTGAGAATtcgattttcttttaaaaataaaacatatataaatgtcTAATATGGGCCGAGTGCAACATGATCAAGAGTATTTAGTTTGGGCCACTATGAGGCAGAAAAGGCCTTTTAAGGTTTACGGTCCCCGACGTGTCTATAGCGCGTTATATACTTTCTCATCTTCATAAAAAAGGGTAAGCGCGTTGGCAGAATCTTTCCATGCTACTGTTTTTATTAAACAccgtataaatatataataattatcttgTAGTATCTTTTAATCCATAAGATTAAAGTTGAAATTCTAGATTTTATTCCCAAAAATAATTTCCCATTCACGATGAAGGATTCGTTTTCGTTCGGTCATGTTTTTATATAAGTCAaacttaaacaataaaaatgaacCGAGTATAAGTCTAAGTACTAGACGCAAGCTTTTTAATGTGAATggtatattttattgataatcCTTCTGTTAGTGAAGATATTTTTTTGTGGTAATGATAACAGTGACACAACCTCTAATTGACGAGATCCGGACAAAGGTTCACATGTCATATTCAACGTACTATAAGCAAGCAATTTGCAGTATCGTCAATTATTAAGATGACACTACTCTCTAATTAactataaaaatgaaagaagGAACCTATTCTCCCTCTTTACCGTTCCttgcaaagagaaaaaaaataagcaTAAACTTTAGAGTGAaagcatttttaaaaaaaggtcaagctaaacaaaataattttgg
This genomic window contains:
- the LOC103873813 gene encoding E3 ubiquitin-protein ligase RGLG3 isoform X2 gives rise to the protein MNRYNQRNQQPSFIADHFHSLDQVITSLREAGLESSNLILGIDFTKSNEWTGRHSFSRKSLHAIGKRQNPYEQAISIIGRTLSPFDEDDLIPCFGFGDVTTRDQYVFSFYPENKSCDGFENAVKRYREIVPHLKLSGPTSFAPIINAAIDIVEQNNMQYHVLVIIADGQVTRNPDLPFGRLSPQEEATMNSIVAASHYPLSIVLVGVGDGPWDTMKQFDDNIPHRKFDNFQFVNFTEIMSEHKDAAKKEAAFALAALMEIPFQYKATLSLDRKQVRASRLHHKPLPPPPEVIERDNAVRAVPNPVTETAEKSERTAPVTQPVCPICLTKPKDMAFSCGHTTCKECGVVVKTCPMCRQPITTRIRLYT
- the LOC103873813 gene encoding E3 ubiquitin-protein ligase RGLG3 isoform X1 — encoded protein: MSSFFFLFSTISNKSIILQKVFLVYLPHTQGYFPMNRYNQRNQQPSFIADHFHSLDQVITSLREAGLESSNLILGIDFTKSNEWTGRHSFSRKSLHAIGKRQNPYEQAISIIGRTLSPFDEDDLIPCFGFGDVTTRDQYVFSFYPENKSCDGFENAVKRYREIVPHLKLSGPTSFAPIINAAIDIVEQNNMQYHVLVIIADGQVTRNPDLPFGRLSPQEEATMNSIVAASHYPLSIVLVGVGDGPWDTMKQFDDNIPHRKFDNFQFVNFTEIMSEHKDAAKKEAAFALAALMEIPFQYKATLSLEKQVRASRLHHKPLPPPPEVIERDNAVRAVPNPVTETAEKSERTAPVTQPVCPICLTKPKDMAFSCGHTTCKECGVVVKTCPMCRQPITTRIRLYT
- the LOC103873815 gene encoding SAL1 phosphatase encodes the protein MSSINCFRTAKAPLHTFASVSRFRYSSNRIVSVSSRKSSPSFVTLRVVSSMAYEKELDAAKKAASLAARLCQKVQKALLQSDVQSKSDKSPVTVADYGSQAVVSLVLERELTSEPFSLVAEEDSADLRKDGSEDILQRITKLVNDTLATEDLTKAIDSTLTTDDLLRATDCGTSEGGPNGRHWVLDPIDGTKGFLRGDQYAVALGLLEEGKVVLGVLACPNLPLTSIAGNKNSSSSEETGCLFYATIGSGTYMQPLDSKSDPVKVHVSSVENPEEASFFESFEGAHSLHDLSSSIASKLGVKAPPVRIDSQAKYGALSRGDGAIYLRFPHKGYREKIWDHVAGAIVVTEAGGIVTDAGGKPLDFSKGKYLDLDTGIIVANEKLMPLLLKAVRDSIAEQEKASSSL